In Procambarus clarkii isolate CNS0578487 chromosome 58, FALCON_Pclarkii_2.0, whole genome shotgun sequence, one genomic interval encodes:
- the LOC138353573 gene encoding splicing factor 3A subunit 2-like, with amino-acid sequence MESEVPWSEGRGDVLQEGEERQAHSLGSDEAPTSPSQATTTSPSQAPSLHHHIPVSGHQHIPVSGPQPPPPHPRLRPPAHPRLRPPASTTTSPSQATSTSPSQAPSLHHHIPVSGHQHIPVSGPQPPPPHPRLRPPAHPRLRPPASTTTSPSQATSLHHHIPVSRLHYHIPVSGPQVPPHPRLGPQPPPPIHPQHQLLIALIMGLPYTKVI; translated from the coding sequence ATGGAAAGCGAGGTCCCCTGGAGTGAGGGTCGTGGAGATGTCCTTCAGGAAGGTGAGGAACGTCAAGCGCACTCTCTGGGGTCAGATGAGGCCCCCACATCCCCGTCTCAGGCCACCACCACATCCCCGTCTCAGgcccccagcctccaccaccacatccccGTCTCAGGCCACCAGCACATCCCCGTCTCAGgcccccagcctccaccaccacatccccGTCTCAGGCCACCAGCACATCCCCGTCTCAGgcccccagcctccaccaccacatccccGTCTCAGGCCACCAGCACATCCCCGTCTCAGgcccccagcctccaccaccacatccccGTCTCAGGCCACCAGCACATCCCCGTCTCAGgcccccagcctccaccaccacatccccGTCTCAGGCCACCAGCACATCCCCGTCTCAGgcccccagcctccaccaccacatccccGTCTCaggccaccagcctccaccaccacatccccGTCTCACGCCTCCACTACCACATCCCCGTCTCAGGCCCCCAGGTACCCCCACATCCCCGTCTCGgcccccagcctccaccaccaataCATCCCCAACACCAACTCCTCATCGCCCTTATTATGGGATTACCTTATACAAAAGTTATATAG